AAACCGGCAGATTTTTCTGCCGGTTTTTTTTAATTCAGAAGAAGTGACTCCATGCTGAGAATACCCCTCTCCCGTTTTCCATTTTCCTTCATATCATACATTCTCTGATCAGCAATTTTAATCAGTTCATCCAGAGAATTACTGTCTGTTGGATATTCGGCGGTACCGAAACTGAAACGGCAGGCAACTTTCCCGTCGGGAACATCAAAGAGTTCAGGATTATTGCGGAAATTATTAAATCTGGCTTCAAGATTTTCCCTGTCGGTATCATGAAAAACTGCGGTAAACTCATCCCCCCCCATTCGCCCCAGAATATCGGAATCTCGGAATGATTCTTTTAACAGTGTACTGAATGAACAGATCATAGAATCACCGGCTTCATGCCCCCAGTAATCATTAACAGGTTTCAGTGAATCAATATCAGCAAGAAGTATTACCAGAGTCTGATCTGTTCTTCCGGCTCTGCTTAGAGCCGCCTGAGCCTGTTCCTGAAAATAGTGTCTGTTGCTGAGACCTGTCAGACTGTCAAAACGGGAAAGACCAAGAACCTTCTGATAAAGCTCCTGTTTATCGAGAACAACCGCCAGCTGTTCATTGAGATAATCCATAAGCTCAATATCCTCTTCTCTGAAAATATTATTGCTAAAGCTATCCAGTGAAAACAAACCGAGCATACGCCCTTCTCTTATTATGGGAGAACCCATAAAAGAATTAATTTTATTTCCTTTTTTGGTTGGAAGAAGTGGAGGATGATTCCCTTCACTGATAATTCTCTGAATATCATTGATGATGAGTACTTTTTTCGGGATTCCCTCTCCTTCCTTGTACATAAAGGAGGATTCTACAGGAAAACTGAAATTCTTGAAATCTCTCATTTCATATCCGTAAGAGGCTGTAACAGTCAGCACTCCTTCTTTGTGCAGCAAAATTGTACCGCAGTCCGCATTTTTTACAACTGAAGGAATCTTCTTTAGTATGAATTCGAGCAGACTTTCCATATCAGGAATGGAAAGAATGGCATGATTAATCTCCAATACAAGTTCCTTGATATCAATAAGGCGGGAGATCTTTTTTGCCGCCTTATTCTGCTCGGTCATATCGAGTATGAATCCGGCCAGTCCCTTCACTTCAGAATCCTCTGAACTTATATCAGGAGCCTTGTGGATCATCAATTCTCTGGTTTTTCCATCCCGGAAAGTAACTTTTTCATCATAGACTCGTACTTCCTTATCTTTGAACAGAGACTGATCACTTCTGGTGAATTCATCGGCCTGTTCCAGACTGTAAAGGTCGTACACAGTACTGCCTATGAGATCCATATCCTGCATATCCTGAAGTTTGGAAAATGCCTTATTGAAAAACTCATACTCACCTCTAAGATTTTTGTAATATATGGGGAGGGGAATCAGGTTGA
This DNA window, taken from Oceanispirochaeta sp. M1, encodes the following:
- a CDS encoding diguanylate cyclase domain-containing protein encodes the protein MQPRASIINPEIVLTDKIPIGSGEFLTPEYDQSLMDAGVFPWFWDLKKKQVLLTPNILKLISEAEDCGHYLYPVIQSHLNPQDAKQFFKIIKAFIRLEKAGDYDFQIKSSTGLSPWMRISGTYLKEGGEIIGIMGNLRNINESVTLQKNLLESRNFLDTLINLIPLPIYYKNLRGEYEFFNKAFSKLQDMQDMDLIGSTVYDLYSLEQADEFTRSDQSLFKDKEVRVYDEKVTFRDGKTRELMIHKAPDISSEDSEVKGLAGFILDMTEQNKAAKKISRLIDIKELVLEINHAILSIPDMESLLEFILKKIPSVVKNADCGTILLHKEGVLTVTASYGYEMRDFKNFSFPVESSFMYKEGEGIPKKVLIINDIQRIISEGNHPPLLPTKKGNKINSFMGSPIIREGRMLGLFSLDSFSNNIFREEDIELMDYLNEQLAVVLDKQELYQKVLGLSRFDSLTGLSNRHYFQEQAQAALSRAGRTDQTLVILLADIDSLKPVNDYWGHEAGDSMICSFSTLLKESFRDSDILGRMGGDEFTAVFHDTDRENLEARFNNFRNNPELFDVPDGKVACRFSFGTAEYPTDSNSLDELIKIADQRMYDMKENGKRERGILSMESLLLN